A genomic region of Pseudoalteromonas piscicida contains the following coding sequences:
- the fliQ gene encoding flagellar biosynthesis protein FliQ, translating to MEPEVFVDILSDALFLVIKLVAAIVVPGLLVGLVVAVFQAATSINEQTLSFLPRLIITILALIFGGHWLTQELMDYFNLVVMRIPEIAG from the coding sequence GTGGAACCAGAAGTCTTTGTCGATATCTTAAGTGATGCATTGTTTTTAGTCATCAAGCTGGTGGCGGCGATTGTAGTACCTGGGCTTCTAGTTGGCTTAGTTGTTGCTGTGTTTCAAGCAGCAACATCGATTAATGAACAAACATTAAGCTTTTTACCGCGTTTAATTATCACGATTCTAGCCCTCATTTTTGGTGGCCATTGGTTAACTCAAGAACTGATGGACTATTTTAACCTCGTGGTTATGCGCATCCCTGAAATTGCAGGCTAA
- a CDS encoding protein phosphatase CheZ, producing the protein MSVNAAPQITLEQAKQLVELLEQGEQEKADQLILEAANKEQSELFAEVGKLTRQLHESLKNFELDTRLSDLTTEAIPDAKQRLNYVMEMTESAANKTMDAVEESLPLAQNLADELAQIKPTWDRLMSRDIQLGEFKSLCHDLDSFMQTSKTRTDELQGLMTNVLMAQDYQDLTGQVIRRVIELVREVEDSLIHLLTVFGTSDEAPSTAVKANENEIKTTETISDELSGPEGPIIDAESRDDVVSGQDEVDDLLSSLGF; encoded by the coding sequence ATGTCTGTAAATGCTGCGCCTCAAATTACACTTGAACAAGCTAAGCAACTTGTTGAGCTTCTAGAACAAGGTGAACAAGAAAAAGCTGACCAGCTGATTTTAGAAGCTGCTAACAAAGAGCAATCGGAGTTATTTGCAGAAGTTGGAAAGCTAACTCGCCAATTACACGAGTCCTTGAAGAACTTTGAGCTCGATACTCGACTCTCAGATCTCACGACAGAGGCTATACCTGACGCCAAGCAGCGTCTTAATTATGTTATGGAAATGACAGAAAGCGCTGCTAATAAAACGATGGACGCGGTCGAAGAAAGCTTACCTCTTGCGCAGAATCTAGCGGATGAGTTAGCGCAAATAAAGCCCACTTGGGATCGATTGATGAGCAGAGACATTCAACTCGGTGAGTTTAAATCTCTGTGTCATGATCTCGACAGCTTTATGCAGACTTCAAAGACACGTACAGACGAATTACAAGGTTTAATGACTAATGTGCTGATGGCTCAGGACTATCAGGATTTGACTGGGCAGGTTATTCGGCGCGTCATTGAGCTTGTGAGAGAAGTAGAAGATAGTCTCATTCACCTCCTGACTGTTTTTGGTACTTCAGATGAAGCGCCTTCAACTGCTGTGAAAGCGAATGAAAACGAAATAAAAACAACCGAGACTATCAGTGATGAATTGTCTGGACCTGAAGGTCCAATTATTGACGCTGAATCGCGAGATGACGTGGTTTCTGGTCAAGACGAAGTCGATGACTTGCTATCTAGTTTAGGCTTCTAG
- a CDS encoding RNA polymerase sigma factor FliA, translating to MASPVNRAAGYQTSDHIHKVVERHAPLVKKVACHLIARLPASVQLDDLIQSGMIGLIEASKNFDATKGASFETFAGIRIRGAMLDEIRRGDWAPRSVHKNSRMVAEAISELESLLGREPKDTEIAEKLDISLDEYHHILHDVNASKVIGIEDLGVDEDVITPANSDFALDKPFNNVKNERFNESLVNAIKALPERDALVLSLYYNDEMNLKEIGAILDVSESRVSQIHGQAMIKLKAKINDWIN from the coding sequence ATGGCTTCTCCGGTCAATAGAGCTGCGGGATATCAAACTTCAGACCACATTCATAAGGTGGTTGAACGGCATGCTCCACTTGTCAAAAAAGTGGCGTGCCACCTGATTGCTCGACTTCCGGCAAGTGTGCAACTCGACGATCTGATCCAGTCAGGTATGATTGGGTTGATTGAAGCATCTAAAAATTTCGATGCAACTAAAGGCGCTAGTTTCGAGACCTTTGCCGGGATCCGTATTCGAGGCGCAATGCTGGATGAAATCCGTCGTGGTGATTGGGCGCCTCGTTCTGTTCACAAAAATAGCAGAATGGTTGCAGAAGCTATATCTGAGCTCGAATCTCTCCTTGGTCGAGAACCAAAAGACACTGAAATCGCTGAAAAACTTGATATATCTCTAGATGAGTACCATCATATTTTACATGATGTAAATGCAAGTAAAGTCATCGGTATTGAGGATCTTGGGGTTGATGAAGACGTGATAACCCCAGCAAACAGCGATTTTGCGCTAGACAAACCGTTTAATAACGTTAAAAATGAACGTTTTAACGAGTCTTTAGTAAATGCTATCAAAGCGTTACCCGAAAGGGATGCTCTGGTTTTATCACTTTACTATAACGACGAAATGAATTTAAAAGAGATTGGTGCCATCCTTGATGTCAGTGAATCTCGAGTAAGCCAAATTCACGGTCAGGCAATGATAAAGCTTAAAGCTAAAATCAATGACTGGATAAATTAG
- a CDS encoding MinD/ParA family protein, whose product MINTVLDQASGLRRMSQNSNQGVKVIAVTGGKGGVGKTNVSLNTAIAMGQQGQRVLVLDADLGLANCDVMLGLRVEKNLSHVLSGECELDEILVEGPAGIKIVPATSGSQSMVELTPAEHAGLIRAFSELNTQFDVLIVDTAAGISDMVLSFSRAAQDVMVVVCDEPTSITDAYALIKVLSREHGVYRFKIVANMVRSMREGQELFAKLSKVTDRFLDVALELVATVPFDENMRKSSRRQRAIVDLFPSSPAAIAIKGLAAKAVKWPIPHQPSGHLEFFIEQLVNG is encoded by the coding sequence ATGATTAACACAGTTTTAGATCAAGCAAGTGGCCTGCGTAGAATGAGTCAAAATAGCAACCAGGGTGTAAAAGTAATAGCCGTGACCGGTGGAAAAGGTGGGGTGGGTAAAACCAACGTCTCGCTCAATACTGCCATCGCTATGGGCCAACAAGGACAGCGAGTTCTCGTTTTAGATGCGGACTTGGGCTTGGCAAACTGTGATGTGATGTTAGGTCTAAGGGTAGAAAAGAATCTGTCACACGTGTTGTCGGGTGAATGTGAACTAGATGAGATTCTCGTAGAAGGTCCCGCTGGAATTAAAATTGTACCGGCGACTTCAGGCTCTCAAAGTATGGTAGAGCTGACTCCCGCAGAGCATGCAGGACTTATTCGTGCATTTAGCGAGCTTAACACGCAATTTGATGTATTAATTGTTGATACCGCAGCTGGTATCTCAGATATGGTTCTGAGCTTCTCTCGAGCTGCACAAGATGTGATGGTTGTGGTGTGTGATGAACCGACTTCTATTACAGATGCTTACGCGTTGATCAAAGTTTTGAGCAGAGAGCATGGTGTCTATCGTTTTAAAATTGTTGCCAATATGGTCCGCAGTATGCGTGAAGGGCAAGAATTATTTGCTAAACTTTCAAAAGTTACAGACCGTTTTCTTGATGTAGCACTGGAATTAGTGGCCACCGTACCGTTTGACGAAAACATGCGTAAATCTTCTCGCAGACAAAGAGCTATCGTGGATTTATTTCCGAGTTCTCCTGCGGCGATTGCGATTAAGGGACTTGCCGCTAAGGCAGTGAAATGGCCAATTCCGCATCAACCTTCCGGTCATCTAGAATTTTTCATTGAACAACTTGTAAACGGGTGA
- the flhF gene encoding flagellar biosynthesis protein FlhF gives MKIKRFFAKDMRTALNEVKEELGADAVIMSNKKLADGVEIVAAIDNDRTAAPAKQAPATHAAAPREAQTRFVRPEPRQAQPAKQAQVADSLAALLERQAPRPRSPELASMFSQSGIDTEQMLSSQRKTQAAAPAYQAKPQQARRQSFDFDDDAFEQPQQWGESDELDNGFGDDLPELNAKPDEMSAMREEMNAIRQLLEHQVSGLMKQEMARRDPTRACLVDRLEGMGIDKDVAEQMACFIPDDVSRKEAWNALLNMVINQMHTTNNDILRQGGVFAMVGPTGVGKTTTVAKLAALGAQKYGADKVALITTDTYRIGAYEQLATYGRIIGCPVKQVKDANELAEVLYHLRNKRLVLIDTAGMSQRDLRLTEQLNTLMRSARVDIRSYLVLSATAQMNVLQETVRHFKKVNLSGCIFTKLDESLSLGEIISIAIQNRLPIGYLTNGQRVPEDIRVANAQKLVKKAEQLYLKRIKAQHSRRVPVASESVGMYD, from the coding sequence ATGAAAATTAAACGTTTCTTCGCAAAAGATATGCGTACGGCTTTAAATGAAGTAAAAGAAGAGCTTGGTGCTGATGCTGTCATTATGTCTAACAAAAAGTTAGCGGATGGTGTTGAAATCGTCGCAGCAATTGATAATGACCGTACTGCTGCACCTGCTAAGCAAGCACCAGCGACCCATGCAGCAGCCCCGAGAGAAGCACAGACTCGCTTTGTCCGTCCAGAGCCTCGCCAAGCACAGCCAGCAAAACAAGCGCAAGTTGCCGATAGCTTAGCGGCACTGCTTGAGCGTCAGGCACCGCGCCCACGCTCACCAGAACTTGCTTCTATGTTCTCCCAGTCGGGGATAGATACAGAGCAAATGTTAAGCAGCCAACGTAAAACACAAGCTGCTGCGCCGGCGTACCAAGCGAAGCCACAGCAAGCTCGTCGCCAATCTTTTGACTTTGATGATGATGCATTTGAGCAGCCACAGCAGTGGGGCGAGTCGGATGAGTTAGACAACGGTTTTGGTGATGATTTACCGGAGTTAAATGCCAAGCCTGACGAAATGAGTGCAATGCGTGAAGAAATGAACGCTATTCGTCAATTACTTGAACATCAAGTATCTGGTCTAATGAAACAAGAAATGGCTCGTCGCGATCCAACCCGTGCGTGTCTTGTTGACCGTTTGGAAGGAATGGGCATAGACAAAGATGTCGCTGAGCAAATGGCATGCTTTATCCCTGATGATGTGTCTCGTAAAGAAGCCTGGAATGCATTGTTAAACATGGTGATCAACCAAATGCACACCACTAACAATGATATTCTTCGTCAAGGTGGCGTATTTGCGATGGTGGGTCCAACTGGTGTTGGTAAAACCACAACGGTTGCAAAATTAGCGGCATTAGGTGCACAAAAATACGGTGCAGATAAAGTGGCGTTAATAACGACAGATACCTACAGAATTGGCGCTTACGAGCAGTTAGCTACCTATGGTAGAATCATTGGTTGTCCGGTTAAGCAAGTTAAAGATGCAAATGAACTTGCAGAAGTGCTTTATCATTTACGCAATAAGCGTCTAGTATTAATAGATACAGCGGGAATGAGTCAAAGAGATTTGCGCTTAACTGAACAGTTAAATACACTTATGCGTAGCGCGAGAGTAGATATTCGCAGCTATTTAGTATTAAGTGCGACAGCACAAATGAATGTGTTACAAGAAACAGTAAGACACTTCAAAAAAGTAAATTTAAGTGGCTGTATTTTCACAAAACTTGATGAAAGTCTAAGTTTAGGTGAGATAATTAGCATAGCGATTCAAAATCGCTTGCCAATAGGGTATCTTACCAACGGTCAGCGAGTGCCAGAAGACATTCGCGTAGCAAATGCTCAAAAGCTAGTAAAAAAGGCTGAGCAATTGTATTTAAAAAGAATAAAAGCACAGCACTCTCGACGTGTACCTGTAGCGTCAGAGTCAGTAGGAATGTATGATTAA
- the fliR gene encoding flagellar biosynthetic protein FliR, whose amino-acid sequence MEFTFAVIMQWLSDFLLPLVRISSMMMVMAGLGAQSVPARIKFALAVVVTFAVVPVLPKSEFTDLFSFSMILVVIQEMMTGVAIGFGSLLLLNTFIIAGQILAMQTGLGFASVVDPANGLSVPAVGQFYLILATLLFFVYNGHLMMIQMVVYSFESFPIAGNWWAVDNFWRIVNWGGWMFSTALALALAPLTAMLVINISFGIMTRAAPQMNIFSVGFAFTLVAGLTIIWATLGNFLAQFEFQWLKMTELMCDLIGCTV is encoded by the coding sequence ATGGAGTTCACCTTTGCGGTAATCATGCAGTGGCTAAGTGATTTTTTACTTCCACTGGTGCGGATAAGTTCAATGATGATGGTAATGGCGGGGCTTGGGGCACAGAGTGTACCTGCCCGAATTAAGTTTGCACTTGCTGTGGTCGTTACCTTCGCCGTGGTGCCCGTTTTGCCCAAATCAGAGTTTACCGATTTGTTCTCCTTTTCGATGATTTTGGTTGTTATTCAAGAAATGATGACCGGAGTCGCAATTGGTTTTGGCTCTCTATTGCTTTTAAATACTTTTATCATTGCGGGTCAAATCCTTGCTATGCAAACAGGTCTTGGTTTCGCATCTGTTGTTGACCCTGCCAATGGATTAAGTGTCCCAGCAGTTGGTCAGTTCTATTTAATATTAGCGACATTACTGTTTTTTGTTTATAACGGTCACCTGATGATGATACAAATGGTAGTGTATAGCTTCGAAAGCTTTCCCATTGCAGGTAATTGGTGGGCGGTAGACAATTTTTGGCGAATAGTTAATTGGGGGGGCTGGATGTTTTCTACGGCACTGGCTCTTGCGTTAGCTCCGTTAACGGCAATGTTGGTTATCAATATCTCGTTTGGGATCATGACCAGAGCTGCACCTCAGATGAATATTTTCTCTGTAGGGTTTGCTTTTACCTTAGTTGCAGGGCTTACCATTATTTGGGCGACATTGGGTAACTTCTTAGCACAATTTGAGTTTCAATGGCTCAAAATGACGGAGCTGATGTGCGACTTAATTGGTTGCACGGTTTAG
- the cheY gene encoding chemotaxis response regulator CheY — translation MDKNMKILVVDDFSTMRRIIKNLLRDLGFTNVQEADDGSTALPMLQNQEFDFVVTDWNMPGMQGIDLLRAIRADEKLKHIPVLMVTAEAKKEQIVAAAQAGVNGYIVKPFTAGTLKTKLEKVFERLG, via the coding sequence TTGGATAAGAACATGAAGATTCTCGTGGTTGATGATTTCTCTACTATGAGAAGAATAATCAAAAACCTATTAAGAGATTTAGGCTTTACCAATGTTCAAGAAGCTGATGATGGTAGTACAGCACTTCCGATGCTACAAAATCAGGAGTTTGACTTTGTAGTAACTGATTGGAATATGCCGGGCATGCAAGGTATTGATTTGCTTCGTGCAATACGCGCAGATGAAAAGCTTAAGCACATTCCAGTGTTGATGGTTACCGCAGAAGCGAAAAAAGAACAAATTGTTGCAGCAGCGCAAGCAGGGGTGAACGGATATATTGTTAAGCCGTTTACTGCGGGTACGCTCAAAACTAAGCTTGAAAAAGTATTTGAGCGACTAGGCTAA
- the fliP gene encoding flagellar type III secretion system pore protein FliP (The bacterial flagellar biogenesis protein FliP forms a type III secretion system (T3SS)-type pore required for flagellar assembly.), with protein MIRLLILCLLLFSGVASAEGIEAINVTTNPDGSQEYSVTLQVLAIMTALSFIPAAVIMMTSFTRIIVVLAILRQAIGLQQSPSNQILLGLSLFLTLFIMAPIFSQINDEAVQPYIKEEITSIQALERAKEPMKAFMLSQTRIKDLETFAKIAGYDKLDSPEDTPFIVIIPAFVTSELQTAFIIGFMFFIPFLIVDLVVASVLMAMGMMMLSPMIVSLPFKIMLFVLVDGWSLVMGTLARSFGLGV; from the coding sequence ATGATTAGATTGCTGATACTCTGTTTATTACTGTTTTCTGGGGTAGCTTCTGCAGAAGGGATAGAAGCAATAAACGTTACAACAAACCCTGATGGCTCTCAAGAGTACTCAGTGACACTTCAAGTACTCGCCATTATGACAGCGCTGAGTTTTATTCCAGCAGCTGTTATCATGATGACTTCGTTTACTCGAATAATTGTTGTGCTTGCGATTTTGAGACAGGCGATTGGTCTGCAGCAGTCGCCATCGAATCAAATTTTACTCGGTTTATCGTTGTTTTTGACGTTGTTTATAATGGCACCCATATTTTCGCAGATAAATGATGAGGCGGTGCAGCCGTACATAAAGGAAGAAATCACGTCAATCCAAGCACTTGAACGTGCTAAAGAACCGATGAAAGCCTTTATGCTGTCACAAACTCGAATTAAAGACCTTGAAACCTTTGCCAAGATAGCGGGTTATGACAAGCTTGATAGCCCTGAAGACACGCCGTTTATCGTTATTATTCCGGCTTTCGTTACATCTGAGCTGCAAACGGCTTTTATTATCGGCTTTATGTTCTTTATTCCATTTTTGATAGTCGACTTAGTCGTAGCCAGTGTCTTGATGGCCATGGGTATGATGATGTTATCTCCAATGATAGTTTCCTTGCCGTTTAAGATTATGCTTTTTGTGCTCGTCGATGGTTGGAGTTTGGTCATGGGTACACTGGCCAGAAGCTTCGGATTGGGGGTGTAA
- the flhA gene encoding flagellar biosynthesis protein FlhA has product MEFKAVLQQLNRDKKEYAKGVGTPLLVLAALGMVILPLPPFLLDILFSFNIALALVVLLVTVYTLKPLEFGMFPAVLLIATIMRLALNVASTRVVLLEGHNGGDAAGKVIEAFGSVVIGGNYAVGLVVFLILIIINFVVITKGAGRISEVSARFTLDAMPGKQMAIDADLNAGFISADDARARREEVTREADFYGSMDGASKFVKGDAIAGIVILAINIIGGLFVGMIQHDLSFGHAMEVYTMLTIGDGLVAQIPSLLLSIGTAIVVTRQNESHNMGDQFKSQLGNEKSLAIASGILITMGLVPGMPHVAFLGLGVLLGYIAYYTSQQKKKAEIEKAEQAAKGPAAKGGHQQDQKELGWDDVQPVDVIGLEVGYRLIPLVDQAQGGELLSRIKGVRKKLSQELGFLVPPVHIRDNLELDPNAYNITLMGVGSGTGELKHGDELAINPGQVFGPIKGIETKDPAFGLDAVWIKPDQKDEAHSLGYTVVDAATVVATHISQLLTNNASLLLGHEEVQNLLDMLAKSHPRLVEGLVPDILPLTTVVKVLQNLLNEGVAIRDMRSIVQTLVEYGPRSQDPDVLTAAVRISLRRLIVQDAVGSEEEIPVITLAPELEQMLHQSLQNAGDEGAGIEPGLAERLQESLREAHHNQEMLGEPSILLTSGMLRSVLSRFVKHTIPGLRVMSYQEVPEERQIKIVSSVGQ; this is encoded by the coding sequence ATGGAATTTAAAGCAGTTTTACAACAACTCAATCGAGATAAAAAAGAATATGCTAAAGGTGTGGGTACTCCATTGTTGGTGCTTGCAGCACTTGGCATGGTTATTCTACCGTTACCTCCTTTTTTGCTTGATATTCTATTTTCCTTCAACATTGCATTGGCACTAGTGGTGCTATTGGTGACTGTTTATACCTTGAAGCCACTCGAATTTGGTATGTTTCCGGCGGTACTACTGATCGCGACTATCATGCGATTGGCATTAAACGTAGCGAGTACTCGCGTCGTATTACTTGAAGGTCATAATGGTGGTGATGCGGCAGGTAAGGTGATCGAAGCCTTTGGTAGTGTTGTTATTGGTGGCAACTACGCCGTCGGTTTAGTTGTATTCCTTATCCTTATTATTATTAACTTTGTCGTAATTACCAAAGGTGCGGGTCGTATTTCAGAGGTGTCTGCGCGTTTCACCCTTGATGCTATGCCGGGTAAGCAAATGGCCATTGATGCGGACTTAAATGCCGGTTTTATCTCTGCAGATGACGCCCGGGCTCGTCGTGAAGAAGTGACTCGAGAAGCCGACTTTTATGGGTCAATGGACGGTGCAAGTAAATTCGTTAAAGGTGATGCTATTGCAGGTATCGTGATCCTCGCCATTAATATAATAGGTGGCCTTTTCGTTGGGATGATCCAGCATGATTTAAGCTTTGGCCACGCGATGGAAGTATATACCATGCTGACAATCGGTGACGGTCTGGTCGCGCAAATTCCATCTCTTTTACTCTCAATTGGCACTGCAATTGTCGTAACGCGTCAAAATGAATCGCACAACATGGGCGATCAGTTTAAAAGCCAACTGGGTAATGAAAAATCGCTAGCTATTGCTTCAGGTATTTTGATCACCATGGGACTCGTTCCAGGCATGCCACATGTTGCCTTCCTAGGTTTAGGCGTATTACTTGGCTATATAGCCTATTACACAAGCCAGCAAAAGAAAAAGGCGGAAATCGAAAAGGCAGAACAAGCTGCCAAAGGACCTGCTGCCAAAGGAGGCCATCAACAAGATCAAAAAGAGCTTGGTTGGGATGATGTACAACCTGTTGATGTGATTGGTTTAGAGGTTGGTTATCGCCTAATTCCTCTAGTTGACCAAGCCCAAGGCGGGGAGCTTCTCAGTCGTATTAAAGGGGTGCGTAAAAAGCTATCTCAGGAACTGGGCTTTTTAGTACCGCCGGTACATATTCGCGATAACCTAGAACTAGATCCAAATGCATACAATATTACTTTAATGGGAGTTGGCTCAGGAACCGGTGAGTTGAAGCATGGCGATGAGCTCGCAATTAACCCAGGGCAGGTGTTTGGGCCGATTAAAGGCATAGAGACTAAAGATCCTGCATTTGGCTTAGATGCAGTATGGATTAAACCAGATCAAAAAGATGAAGCGCATTCACTTGGCTATACAGTAGTAGATGCTGCAACTGTGGTGGCAACACACATTAGTCAATTATTGACGAATAATGCGTCACTATTGCTTGGTCATGAAGAAGTTCAAAATCTATTAGACATGCTTGCGAAAAGTCACCCTAGATTAGTTGAAGGCTTAGTGCCTGATATTTTACCACTCACTACCGTAGTAAAAGTACTACAAAATCTTCTTAATGAAGGCGTTGCAATTCGAGATATGCGCTCGATTGTACAAACCTTAGTTGAGTACGGACCACGTAGCCAAGACCCTGATGTATTAACGGCTGCGGTAAGAATTTCATTACGCAGATTGATTGTTCAAGATGCCGTTGGAAGCGAAGAAGAAATTCCTGTCATAACATTGGCGCCTGAGTTGGAACAGATGTTGCATCAGTCACTTCAGAACGCAGGTGATGAGGGGGCAGGTATTGAACCTGGCTTGGCTGAGAGGCTTCAAGAATCATTAAGAGAAGCACATCACAACCAAGAAATGCTAGGGGAACCGTCCATCTTATTAACCTCAGGTATGTTAAGAAGTGTGCTATCTCGATTTGTTAAACATACAATTCCAGGTCTTAGAGTGATGTCATATCAAGAAGTGCCGGAAGAAAGACAAATTAAGATAGTGAGCTCGGTTGGACAATAG
- the flhB gene encoding flagellar biosynthesis protein FlhB, producing MAEDSGQERTEEPTSKKISDARSKGQVARSKELGTTFVLLFSAIALLMYGPGIGKALYNVMGRMLSLNRNETYDTTKMFAVWGDIGAELLFPMAMFVFIIAIAGIVGNTLLGGFNFSWQAAAPKASKMSPMKGLKRMLGPQAAIELLKSVLKFVLVAGFAILLINMYFNEILHLSIEQIPSSIEHALEIIAWMFLALSCTMIVISAIDAPYQSYNHHKQLKMTLQEVKDEYKNSEGDPQIKARIRRTQREMSQRRMMQDVPDADVVVTNPTHYSVALKYDTERAGAPIVIAKGVDELAMQIRKIAKGNEVPIVESPVLTRSLYHTTEVGDQIPEQLFTAVAQVLAYVFQLNRFQKGKGKRPVALTRDLPIPDDLKH from the coding sequence ATGGCAGAAGATTCAGGTCAAGAACGCACCGAAGAACCCACCTCCAAGAAGATAAGTGATGCGAGGAGTAAAGGCCAGGTAGCCCGTTCAAAGGAGTTGGGGACTACGTTTGTGTTATTGTTTTCTGCTATCGCTTTACTAATGTATGGTCCTGGTATAGGGAAAGCGCTTTACAACGTGATGGGACGAATGTTGTCGCTTAATCGCAATGAAACCTACGATACAACCAAAATGTTTGCTGTGTGGGGGGATATTGGCGCTGAGCTGTTATTCCCAATGGCTATGTTCGTTTTTATTATCGCAATTGCCGGAATAGTGGGGAATACGTTACTCGGTGGCTTTAACTTTTCTTGGCAAGCGGCCGCACCTAAAGCAAGTAAAATGTCACCTATGAAGGGACTGAAGCGAATGTTGGGCCCACAAGCGGCCATTGAGTTATTGAAGTCAGTTCTTAAGTTTGTATTAGTTGCAGGCTTTGCAATCTTGCTTATCAATATGTATTTTAACGAAATATTACACTTGAGTATTGAACAAATCCCTTCGAGTATAGAACATGCGTTAGAAATCATTGCGTGGATGTTTTTAGCGCTTAGTTGCACTATGATTGTGATCTCCGCAATTGATGCGCCCTATCAAAGCTATAATCATCATAAACAGCTTAAAATGACGCTACAAGAAGTCAAGGATGAATATAAAAACTCAGAAGGTGATCCTCAAATAAAAGCGCGGATCCGCCGAACACAAAGAGAAATGTCGCAAAGACGTATGATGCAAGATGTACCAGATGCCGATGTTGTTGTGACCAACCCTACTCACTATTCGGTTGCGCTTAAATATGACACTGAAAGGGCGGGGGCGCCTATTGTTATCGCAAAAGGGGTTGATGAACTTGCGATGCAAATTAGAAAAATAGCCAAAGGGAATGAAGTGCCGATAGTGGAATCACCTGTATTGACTCGTTCGCTTTACCACACCACTGAAGTGGGTGATCAAATCCCTGAACAATTGTTTACCGCGGTTGCACAGGTACTTGCTTATGTATTTCAGTTGAATCGTTTCCAAAAAGGTAAAGGGAAAAGACCCGTTGCACTTACTCGAGATTTACCAATCCCAGACGATTTGAAGCATTAA